The genomic interval TCGCCATCCTCCTGCGCCGGGTCCGCGAGGCCGCCGGCAATCACATGGGCACCCCTCCGGACGCCGTCATCCTGGGCCGCCCCGCCGTCTTCACGCCGGACCCGGAAGCGGACGCACTCGCACAGAAGCGCCTCCACCGCGCCGCCGAGCTCGCCGGCTTCCAGCACATCCAGTTCCTCATCGAGCCCATCGCCGCCGCGCTCGCCTACGAGGCCCAGCTCCAGCGCGATGAGCTCGTCCTCGTCGCCGACTTCGGCGCCGGCACCACCGACCTCACGCTGATGCGCCTGGGTCCCTCGCACCGAGGCGCCAAGGACCGCCGCCCCGACGTCGTGGGCTCCACGGGCGTGCGCATCGGCGGTGACCGGTTCGACGCCGAAATCATGCGCCACAAGCTGCTGCCCCGCTTCGGCGCCGGCTCCACATACCGGGTCCGAGGACTCAGCGACAAGCGCCTGCCCATCCCCCAGCACGTGGTGGCCAAGCTGCTCTCCTGGCACGAGATGTCCTTCATCCGTGAGAAGTCCACCCAGGACCTGCTGAACACCATGCTGGAGACCAGCGACAAGCAGGCCGAAATCCAGGCCCTGCACGACCTGGTGATGGACAACCTGGGCTACCGCCTCTTCCGCGCCATCGAGGCCGCCAAGGTCCGCCTGTCCCGCGAGGAAGTGGCCACCGTGGACTTCGAGGAGGCGCGCATCACCCTCCACGAGCCCATCACCCGCCAGGAGTTCGAGGCGTTCAGCAAGCCGCTGCTCGACGAACTGGAGCAGTGCACGGAAGGGCTGCTCTCCCGCCACCCCGAGGCGCAGAACATCGACGCGGTGTTCCTCACGGGAGGCTCCTCGCAGATTCCCGCCGTGCGTCAGCTCTATGTGCGGCGCTTCGGAGAGGACCGCGTGCGCACCGCGGACGCCTTCACCTCCGTCGCCGAGGGCCTCGGCCGCGCCTCCGCCGCCCTGGGCTGAGGCGCAACCTCCACGGGCCCCGACAGCCCGGCTCACTTCACGATGGCGTCCGGGGACGGCTCCCGGCCCCATCGCCTGAAGAGAACCGGAACCACCAGCATGTTGAGGAACGTGGAGGACAACAGTCCGCCCAGGATGACCACGCCCATCGGGGCCTGAATCTCGTTCCCCGGCTCGTCGCTCCCGATGACGAGCGGCACGAGCGCCAACCCCGCGCACAGCGCCGTCATCAACACAGGGGCCAATCGTTCGAGCGAGCCCTGCACGACGGCCTCGGGGAGCGACTTCCCCTCCTCGCGCATCAGGTGCTCATAGTGGCTCACCATGAGGATGCCGTTGCGCGTGGCGATGCCGAACAAGGTGATGAAGCCCACCAACGAGGCCACGCTCACCACTCCCGACGTGAGCGCCACGGCCACGACGCCTCCCATGAGCGCCAGCGGAAGGTTGACGAGGGTCAGCAACGCGTTGCGGACCGAGCCATACGCCACCACCAGCAGCAGGAAGATGCCCACCACCACCGCCGCGCTCAGCCAGGCCATGGAGCGCGTGGCCTCCTCCGCGCTCTCGAACTGGCCGCCGTAGTCCACGGAGTACCCCAACGGCATCGGCACTTCGCGGGCGATGCGAGCCCGCAAGTCATTCACCACCGCGGACAAGTCCCTGCCGGCGACGTTGGCCTGGACCACCATCTTCCGCTGCACACCTTCGCGGCTGATGGTGTTCGGGCCGGACTCGCGCGTGAGGCTCGCCAGCATCTTCAGCGGGATGGGTGACCCCACGGGCGTGTCCACCAGCGTCGAGCCGAGTGCCTCTACGTCCACACGAGCCGCGTCCTCCAATCGCACGGCGATGTCCACCACCCGCTGCCCCTCGAGCACCATCCCCACCGTCTCACCGGCGAACGCGCGCTCCACGGCCTCCGCGACCTCGCCCGTGGTGAGCCCGTAGCGGGCCACCGCGTCCCGGTCCGTGCGAATCTCCAGCTCCGGAATCTCCACCTGCTGCTCGATGGCCACGTCCACCGCCCCGGGCGTGCTCTCGGCCACCTTCTTCACCTGCTCGGCAAGGCCACGCAGCCGGTCCAGGTCCTCTCCGTAGATTTTCAGCGCGATGTTGGCCCTCGTGCCCGACAGCATGTGGTCGATGCGATGACTGAGCGGTTGGCCCATCGTGATGGCGACACCGGGCACCTGGGTCAGCGCCTTGCGCAGTGCCTCCAACAGCGCCTGCTTGTCCCGAGAGCCTCGAGAGAAGTCCAACCCCACGTCCACCTCCGCGGCGTTGACGTCCTGGGCGTGTTCGTCCAGCTCCGCGCGCCCCGTGCGGCGGGCCGTGGACACCACCTCGGGGAATGACAACAAGACCTCCTCCACCCTCCGGCCCAGCGCGTCCGACGCCTCCAACGAAGTGCCTGGGAGCGTGACGACGTTGAGGGTGAGCGTGCCCTCGTTGAACTCCGGCAGGAAGGCGCGCCCCAGGAAGGGAATGACCGCCAACGTGGCCACCAACGCCAGCGCGGAGCCCGCGAGGATGGCCCGAGGACGAGCCAGCGCCTTCAGCAACACCGGCCGGTAGCGCGCCTTGAGCCAACGCAGCACGGGCCCCTCTTCCACACCCAGCGCCCGGGCATCCGGCAGCAGATAGGCGCACAGCGCTGGCGTCAGCGTGACCGCCACCCCCAACGACGCGGCGATGGCGACGACATACGCCAGCCCCAGGGGCGCCAGCATCCGCCCCTCCAGTCCCGACAAGAAGAAGAGCGGCAGGAAGACCAGGATGATGATGAGGGTGGCGAAGACGATGGCGTGCCGCACCTCGACGGAGGCCTGGAAGATGACCTCGAGCGCGGGCTTGCGCCGAGCCTCGGGCAGGTGGGCGTTCTCCCGCAGCCGCCGGAAGACGTTCTCCACGTCGATGATGGCGTCATCCACCATGGCGCCAATGGCGATGGTGAGTCCGCCGATGGTCATGGTGTTGAGCGTCACGCCCAACGCCTTGAGCACCAGCACCGCCGCGACCAACGACAGGGGAATCGCGGTCAGCGAGATGAACGTCGCCCGAGCGTTCATCAGGAACACAAGCAGGATGACGGCCACGAGCACCGCGCCATCCCGGAGCGCCACCGTCACGTTGCGCACCGCGACGGAGATGAAATCCGATTGCCGGAAGATGTTCCGGCCCACCACCAGGCCCTCGGGCAGCGTGGCCTGCGCCTCGTCCAGCACGGCGTCGAGCCGCTCGGTCAGCTCGAGCGTATTGGCATCCGGCTGCTTCATCACCGCCAGGATGACCGCGGGCTCCGCGTTGGCGCTCCCCTCCCCGCGCTTGATGCGAGGCCCGACCTTCACGTCGGCCACCTGCCCCACGGTGATGGGCACACCCGCGCGCACCGTGACGACGGTGCCGCGCAGGTCCTCCACTCCCTTCGCCCGTCCCACCGCGCGCAGCAGGTACTCCTGCCCACCCTGCACGTAGAAGCCACCCGAGGCGTTGTGGTTCGTCGTGCGCAAGGCCTGGGCGACTTGCTCGAAGGTGACGCCGAGCGCCTGCAATGCCTCCGGCCGCAACAGCACCTGATACTGCTTCACCGCGCCACCGATGGGCACCACCTGGGAGACTCCGGGCACGGACAAGAGCCGCTTGCGCAGCACCCAGTCCGCCACGCCTCGCGCCTCCATCATCTGCGCCTGGCGTCCCTCTTCACTCTTCGCCCAGGCCTCCTCCTTCCAGGACACGGAGAGGAAGAGGATTTCCCCCATGACGGAGGAGATGGGCGCCATGACCGGCGGAGGGACATCCGGAGGAAGCTGCGAGGCGACGAGCTGGAGCTTCTCGTTCACCACCTGGCGCGCCGTGTAGATGTCCGTCCCCCACTCGAACTCCACCCAGACGATGGAGATGCCCACGCCCGAAGCCGAGCGCACCCGGCGAACGCCCGTGGCGCCATTGACGGCGGTCTCGAGGGGGAACGTGACGAGTGTCTCCACCTCTTCGGGCGCCAGGCCGTGGGCCTCCGTGAGAAGGGTGACGGTGGGAGCGGTGAGGTCCGGGAAGACGTCCACCGGCATGCTCCGGGCCACCTGGATGCCCAGCACCAACAGCAGCACGGAGGAGGCCACCACCAGCAACCGGTGGTCGATGGACCAGCGAATGAGGCGATTCATGGTCGTCGTGCCCTCAGTGCTGGTGGCCATGCTCGGGGATGGCCCCGGTGGCGGTGGACAGTTTGAGTTCATGG from Myxococcus stipitatus carries:
- a CDS encoding efflux RND transporter permease subunit, with amino-acid sequence MNRLIRWSIDHRLLVVASSVLLLVLGIQVARSMPVDVFPDLTAPTVTLLTEAHGLAPEEVETLVTFPLETAVNGATGVRRVRSASGVGISIVWVEFEWGTDIYTARQVVNEKLQLVASQLPPDVPPPVMAPISSVMGEILFLSVSWKEEAWAKSEEGRQAQMMEARGVADWVLRKRLLSVPGVSQVVPIGGAVKQYQVLLRPEALQALGVTFEQVAQALRTTNHNASGGFYVQGGQEYLLRAVGRAKGVEDLRGTVVTVRAGVPITVGQVADVKVGPRIKRGEGSANAEPAVILAVMKQPDANTLELTERLDAVLDEAQATLPEGLVVGRNIFRQSDFISVAVRNVTVALRDGAVLVAVILLVFLMNARATFISLTAIPLSLVAAVLVLKALGVTLNTMTIGGLTIAIGAMVDDAIIDVENVFRRLRENAHLPEARRKPALEVIFQASVEVRHAIVFATLIIILVFLPLFFLSGLEGRMLAPLGLAYVVAIAASLGVAVTLTPALCAYLLPDARALGVEEGPVLRWLKARYRPVLLKALARPRAILAGSALALVATLAVIPFLGRAFLPEFNEGTLTLNVVTLPGTSLEASDALGRRVEEVLLSFPEVVSTARRTGRAELDEHAQDVNAAEVDVGLDFSRGSRDKQALLEALRKALTQVPGVAITMGQPLSHRIDHMLSGTRANIALKIYGEDLDRLRGLAEQVKKVAESTPGAVDVAIEQQVEIPELEIRTDRDAVARYGLTTGEVAEAVERAFAGETVGMVLEGQRVVDIAVRLEDAARVDVEALGSTLVDTPVGSPIPLKMLASLTRESGPNTISREGVQRKMVVQANVAGRDLSAVVNDLRARIAREVPMPLGYSVDYGGQFESAEEATRSMAWLSAAVVVGIFLLLVVAYGSVRNALLTLVNLPLALMGGVVAVALTSGVVSVASLVGFITLFGIATRNGILMVSHYEHLMREEGKSLPEAVVQGSLERLAPVLMTALCAGLALVPLVIGSDEPGNEIQAPMGVVILGGLLSSTFLNMLVVPVLFRRWGREPSPDAIVK
- a CDS encoding Hsp70 family protein yields the protein MHACGLDFGTSNTAAALPDGTVLSLQPHTSEPRLYRSVMFFPDDEREIYTGADAINRYMEDNTGRFIQSVKSFLHSSSFRATQVKGRTFTIEELVAILLRRVREAAGNHMGTPPDAVILGRPAVFTPDPEADALAQKRLHRAAELAGFQHIQFLIEPIAAALAYEAQLQRDELVLVADFGAGTTDLTLMRLGPSHRGAKDRRPDVVGSTGVRIGGDRFDAEIMRHKLLPRFGAGSTYRVRGLSDKRLPIPQHVVAKLLSWHEMSFIREKSTQDLLNTMLETSDKQAEIQALHDLVMDNLGYRLFRAIEAAKVRLSREEVATVDFEEARITLHEPITRQEFEAFSKPLLDELEQCTEGLLSRHPEAQNIDAVFLTGGSSQIPAVRQLYVRRFGEDRVRTADAFTSVAEGLGRASAALG